A part of Nitrospirota bacterium genomic DNA contains:
- a CDS encoding PIN domain-containing protein, producing MIKDGVIVDTSVLIDFLKNTEPNAGAVETLITAKRVFTTGIIMAELLQGIKSAKEEGYVTELLDGIPAIEVNSATWVNAGKLACSLRRKGLTLPLTDVAIAAVAIEHNLSVFTLDKHFEQIPGVQIYNAS from the coding sequence ATGATAAAAGATGGCGTAATAGTTGATACGTCTGTTCTGATTGATTTTTTGAAAAATACAGAGCCGAATGCCGGGGCAGTTGAAACTCTCATTACTGCAAAACGAGTTTTCACAACCGGAATAATTATGGCTGAGTTGTTGCAGGGGATCAAGTCTGCAAAAGAAGAGGGGTATGTTACCGAGCTTCTTGACGGCATTCCCGCAATCGAGGTGAACTCTGCCACCTGGGTCAACGCCGGCAAGCTGGCTTGTTCTCTGCGCCGCAAGGGGCTTACGCTACCTCTTACCGATGTTGCCATTGCTGCCGTCGCCATCGAACATAACCTCTCGGTCTTTACTCTCGACAAACACTTTGAGCAGATACCGGGAGTTCAGATTTATAACGCTTCATAG
- a CDS encoding type II toxin-antitoxin system VapB family antitoxin, whose translation MRATLNIPDDLVAEVQKLSGEKSKTKAIVTAMEEFVRDKKIKKLLSLRGKIQIEDVTKELDELELKEMEDNDKRWRNS comes from the coding sequence ATGCGTGCGACATTAAACATACCAGATGACCTTGTTGCTGAAGTTCAGAAGCTTTCAGGAGAAAAATCCAAGACCAAGGCTATTGTGACTGCCATGGAAGAGTTTGTCAGGGATAAAAAGATCAAGAAACTGCTCTCCCTGAGAGGAAAGATACAGATCGAGGACGTTACAAAAGAGCTTGATGAGCTTGAGTTGAAGGAGATGGAAGATAATGATAAAAGATGGCGTAATAGTTGA